The following nucleotide sequence is from Leishmania panamensis strain MHOM/PA/94/PSC-1 chromosome 9 sequence.
GTGGATACCGCGGTGCAGCGAGCGTGGGCCTTCGACCTTGTTGCGCTCCTTCACGAGCTGCCGCGTCGCGCGGCTATGCAGAGGCGGCATCCTCTCCTCGGTCGTTGCGCTGTTATGGAGAGCAGCCAAAAGCAAAGCAGCACgcagaaaacgaaaaaaaaaacgaaggagTACTGTGCGGTGGGGCGCTCACCAGGAAAAGGTGAGCCAACGAGTTCTTCGTTGTCAGCAACCGTCTGTATGTAATGTCACCGCAAAGGCTGCGGCTACTGTGAAGTGGAGaaacgagagcagcagagccaCAGCGcagggtgcgtgtgcgcacgtAAGAGGCCGCAAGGAtgcagagaagagcacaTTGGGGACGTGTGAGGGGGACACAGCGGAGGCGGTTGCCCTCACCCGCTTCCGCTGTGCGAAGACGAAAGTAAAATAATGCGCGGTCGTGGCAACAGACGCGATGGCGGGGCGTCGGAACCCACCCCACTTGTTTGTTAAGCAGAGCGGAGGCACTCGGTTCgtctgtgcacgtgtgtgtgtgtggtgtgtgtgtgtgcgtgcaaaatgggggaggcaaaggagcgaaggggggggggactgctgagggacacacacgcccgcaTATTCACATCAACAAGAGAAAGCATTAAACACAATGGGCCTCACTGCGcacccacccatccacgcgcacacatcaGCAAACAACAACCAAACGTGGTCACAGGCACaagacgagaaagagaagaggaaggatgTGTGTGAGCGAAAAAGCGCAATAGCGTCCTCGTGGGTTGTGACAGCCCCAAACACAGCCCCTCTTTGCCATCCACTGAAGCAACGCAGGATGTATTTCTCCACAGCAGAGAGACCGAGGAAGACGGCTCAGAGATCTTGCTTAAGCTCTATGTGGAACTTCCTACCtgccttcgctgccgcctcggaCGTACGCCTTATCGTCTCGTTCATCATCTGCAGCGCTGTCTTGACTTGTACGCCGTCCGCGCCATGCTGGTCGAGAAAGGCTCGCTGCTTGTTGACCAGGTCGCGCAGGTGCTCGTACGACTCGCGATGCTTGCGCTCTGCAACGGCTTTCTCATATGCCTCGTTGATGCCCAGCCGTTCCACAACGTAATGCGTGCCGAAGCccaggagaagaaaagcaatCAAAGGCACCCACATCGCGTTGATGTAGGCACGCCAGTAGGAAGGCAGTcggtgcgcctcctcgtacCCGATATGCCCCTTGACGTACCGGAATAGCTTCGGACTCTCACACAAGCTCACCAGCTCTTCGGCCGTCCCGCTCGCTACATAGCCGTCGACGTTCTGCATCACTGTCAAGTAGAGTTTCTCGTCTCGCTGGGCGGCACTCATGGTCGGGTACGCTGACTCGATGTTCATATCGGACGGTTGCGTGTCATCGCTGTCGGGTGacagcgccggcagcggcgaccgCGTATCGACTTTGTCATGGCCGTTTCGGTCCACCTGGCCGCGCTTGATCTTCTCCAGGAGCCTCACATTTTCGATGAGGTTCGCGGCCGCCTCCGTACGCGGCATCGTgcgccacagccgctccgTCTCACGCAACGCCTTTATGTCCTCCTGCTTTGTCGGCTGCGGTTCGTAGAGCGCCTCGAGGGCGGCCTTGACTGCTCTGCCTCGACGAGTATCGAGGGATCTTGTCGCCGTTGTCGACGACGTTGCGGAGTGGGTTCTACCCTTGACGCACCCCTCTTCTGTGAGACTTTGCTGGCCTTGCATGGCAGCCTCGGCCGTCTCGGCCTCCAGTGCCCGCCAcgcctgcacgcgctgcaccaccttcgcTGTATAGACGTCGCGCATCAGACTTGCCCACATCGGGTCGTACTTGAACTTTTGCTTCACATAGATGTAGCACAGGGCACTGTGGTAGAGGTTATCATGAATGAGCCGCTGCATGACCAGCTGTGCAgccgcctcgtcgccgtGCGCGTACTCGCGactctgccgctgcacctcccgCACCTCCTGAGTGAGAGACAACTGCTCTGCGTAGCGGAAGGTGTCATCGGCGATGCGGTCGGCCGAAGGCTGTGTTTTGTGAAGTGCGTAGAGGTTGTAGTACTCCCACCACATGTCCAGCACTGTCACCGCGCGCCCACTCTGCGCGGCAACGTGGACTGGTCGCAGGATCTGCCAAAGCGCCTCTTCGATGGCAGCTGGCGCGATGCCACGGCCAGGGAAGATCGGACCAACACGCTTCACACGCCGCGATTCAAGCGATGGCGTGGCCACTGGCGaatgagcagcggcatcgtATCCTCTGTCACTGTCCTCGACAACCTCGGTGCACGGCACTGGGGTCTCTGAGGTCTCCGTCTTCCAGCGAACTACCACGTGCGGCGCAACGGGCACCATCGGCTCCATAGCCGACGGCCGCGAGTCAgagttcagcagcagcagcggaaatctatggaggaggagcgcgcgGCTCAGCTCGCCGCCCGGGACCTCCCAGTGCTTCTCCTCACCCACCAGTTGGGCGTCCCGTGCCAGCAAGAAGGGGTGCACGAATGGGCAGCAATGCGCAAACTCGAGGCACAGAAGACAATCCGGCACGCGAgcctgccgctcctccagcgcttCGCCCTGCCTGTCCTGCTCCCACGTCGGGTGACCCATCCCACCGTCCTTGTCGGGCGCAGCGATGAAGGAGAGGTGCACCGCAAGGTAGCAGTTCTCCGCATCGGCGCCATCGGCGAACACGACGCTGCCCATACCCCGCGCCTCGTCGTAGAacagcgcctccacagcacCGTACTGTTGGAAAAAGCCACGCACAAACGCCTTCGAGTAGGCGGCCACGGACGGTGGCGTAGTGGACGGCTTCGGGGCGGTTGGTGCTTGGCGCCGGTACGGCACCCTGCAGGGAAACccggcgaagaagagctcCTTGCACGCCACTAACTTGCGCCCGGCTCCCTTCTGAACCGGGTGGGCCCGACTGCTTCCGCCTCCGACAGCTTtggccgccgcagtcgtCGCTGATGTCGGCCCTGCTCGCTGAGTCGCGCCAGGCCGTAAAGTCACTGCCGCCGGCGGATCGACAGAGAATGGAGCTGATGACATACGCTCGACCACTGGAGAAGCTTTATATATGTGTGGGCACAAAGAAGTGGCGAGGTGAAGGGAGAGcggagcagagagagagagagagaaagaggggataGCGCGGAGGGGCAGCAAAATATGCGTACGGTGatggggaagggaagggaaggacTCAAGCAATACAgcctctgctgtggtgcccACTCCGACCTTCCGCTGGTGCGAGCCGACGACCGTACGATGGGCATTTGTGCTATTTATTGCACCATGCGAGACAACGTGgcgcccttttccttctgtgccttcccccttcgcctccttcccttcctcccccctgtgCGATGCCCTTccgagcacacacacagagggggggcCCGAtacagaaggagagggagagagagagaggttggGAAGGACGAGGGTCGACATGGATACGTTGAAAGTGCACGTGTGGGGGCAGAGGGGACGTTGCATCCGCAATACCTCAGctgaaaggaaagagaaggtgcgAAAGGCGGGACTGCGAGGGGAGTCGGTGGAGAGCGActcgtttttttctcccctcgaCAGCGCGTCTGCTCTCTGCCGCAGAAGACGAGCCGGGCACCGCTcgagccccccctccccccgggACTGCCACACAGGCCCCAtccgcgtggtgcgaagcagccgtaggtACCCGCCTTACAGTAATGCCCCACTCGGTGACCTGagcacctccccccaccccgaaCTTTACCCACCTCCGCTCAGCAGGTCGcctccccgcccctctcATTACGCCAGCcgtcacctggtgcatccctcgagGTGGCTCagggctccccacaccagtgggcggCGAGGGCCGGGCGAGAGACACGTCCGAGCCACGCCGACACCTcgcccatcacatgggtggtgcaagtgtgttcactgtcgcaggccgtACCGACGTGATGCCCTGCAGGACCTGACCTCCGACATCCGTAGCGATACATCGCCCTGCTCTCCCCCCTACGCTatgggtggcggtggagggctGCTTGActcccccacacagagtgggggggggggggaggggcgcacaGGAGGCTGGGATACCGCGCACTGAGGTGTCCCGCACCACacgcagcagaagagaggaacgAAAAGCGCACAACTCAGAGAGGTGGCCAACGTAGtagcgggggagaggagaggaggggggagaggagggggggagggagaggtaagtggaggtgaggaagacaattcgcccctcccccttccccccttaAAGA
It contains:
- a CDS encoding hypothetical protein (TriTrypDB/GeneDB-style sysID: LpmP.09.1160); amino-acid sequence: MSSAPFSVDPPAAVTLRPGATQRAGPTSATTAAAKAVGGGSSRAHPVQKGAGRKLVACKELFFAGFPCRVPYRRQAPTAPKPSTTPPSVAAYSKAFVRGFFQQYGAVEALFYDEARGMGSVVFADGADAENCYLAVHLSFIAAPDKDGGMGHPTWEQDRQGEALEERQARVPDCLLCLEFAHCCPFVHPFLLARDAQLVGEEKHWEVPGGELSRALLLHRFPLLLLNSDSRPSAMEPMVPVAPHVVVRWKTETSETPVPCTEVVEDSDRGYDAAAHSPVATPSLESRRVKRVGPIFPGRGIAPAAIEEALWQILRPVHVAAQSGRAVTVLDMWWEYYNLYALHKTQPSADRIADDTFRYAEQLSLTQEVREVQRQSREYAHGDEAAAQLVMQRLIHDNLYHSALCYIYVKQKFKYDPMWASLMRDVYTAKVVQRVQAWRALEAETAEAAMQGQQSLTEEGCVKGRTHSATSSTTATRSLDTRRGRAVKAALEALYEPQPTKQEDIKALRETERLWRTMPRTEAAANLIENVRLLEKIKRGQVDRNGHDKVDTRSPLPALSPDSDDTQPSDMNIESAYPTMSAAQRDEKLYLTVMQNVDGYVASGTAEELVSLCESPKLFRYVKGHIGYEEAHRLPSYWRAYINAMWVPLIAFLLLGFGTHYVVERLGINEAYEKAVAERKHRESYEHLRDLVNKQRAFLDQHGADGVQVKTALQMMNETIRRTSEAAAKAGRKFHIELKQDL